The DNA window CAGCGGTGGCAACGTTGACGTCGATAAAATCGCCGACTATCTCGCCATGGCGGCGCAAGAATAACGCCATCAGGTGGTTAAACATACGCCAATAGACCGCCGCATCGCGCTTTTACCTGTGTCAGTTTACTGCCCAGTGGGCTAGTATTAGCGGGTAAAGGCGCAGCGTGATTTGTGCCAGGGCGAAATTTAACACATTGATTAAAGATACCTTCATGAGCATCTCCGATAACCGTAACCGTTCTGCTTCTTCTTCATCCTCCCGTTATTCCCTGCCTGAGCGCGCGGGCGATTTGCGCCAGTTGGGGCAACTGACCGGCTCGGCCTGTGCCGTGGAATGCGCCGAGATTGTCGAACGTCACAACGGGCCGGTGATGCTGATCGCCCCGGACATGCAAAATGCCCTGCGCCTGCGCGACGAAATTCAGCAGTTTACCGATCAAATGGTCACCACGCTGTCCGACTGGGAAACCCTGCCCTACGACAGCTTCTCGCCGCATCAGGAAATCATCTCCGCCCGTCTGTCGAGCCTATACCATCTGCCGACCATGGTGCGCGGCGTGATCATTCTGCCGGTCAATACCCTGATGCAGCGCGTTTGCCCGCACGAATTCCTGCACGGCCACGCGCTGGTGATGAAAAAAGGCCAGCGCCTGTCGCGCGACAAGCTGCGCGCTCAACTGGAGCAGGCCGGCTACCGCAGCGTTGATCAGGTGATGGAACATGGCGAGTTTGCCACCCGCGGTGCACTGCTTGATCTGTTCCCTATGGGCAGCGAAGAACCTTACCGCATCGATTTCTTCGATGACGAGATCGACAGCCTTCGCACCTTTGATGTCGACAACCAGCGCACGCTCAGCGAAGTCGATGCCATCAACCTGCTGCCGGCCCATGAATTTCCAACCGACAAAAATGCCATCGAGCTGTTCCGCAGCCAGTGGCGTGAGCAGTTTGAAGTGCGCCGCGACGCCGAACATATTTATCAGCAGGTCAGCAAAGGCACCTGGCCGGCCGGTATCGAATACTGGCAGCCGCTATTCTTCAGCCAACCACTGCCTTCGTTGTTCAGTTATCTGCCGGACAACACGCTAATCGTCAATACCGGTAATCTGGAGAGCGCCGCCGAACGCTTCTGGCAAGACGTCAACCAACGCTATGAGAGCCGCCGCGTCGATCCTATGCGGCCGCTGTTGGCCCCGGACAGCCTGTGGTTACGGGTTGATGCGCTGTTTGGTGAACTGAAAGCCTGGCCGCGCATGGCGCTGAAAACCGAAGAGCTGCCTGCCAAAGCCGGTAACACCAATCTGGATTACCGCACACTGCCGGATCTGGCGGTACAAGCCCAGCAGAAAGCGCCACTGGACAGCCTGCGTCACTTTATTGAAAGCTTCGACGGCAGCATTATTTTCTCGGTCGAAAGTGAGGGACGCCGCGAAACGCTGCAGGATCTGCTCGGTCGCATCAAGCTCCGTCCTTCACTGATCCAGCATCTCGATCAGGCCGAGGCGGCAGGCCGTTACATGATGGTCGGTGCCTCCGAACGCGGTTTCCTCGACGGCATACGCAACCGGGCCTTGATCTGCGAAAGCGATCTGCTCGGTGAACGCGTCAGTCGCCGTCGGCAAGATAATCGTCGCACCATCAATACCGATGTTCTGATCCGCAATCTGGCAGAATTGCACCCCGGCCAACCGGTGGTGCATCTGGAACACGGCGTTGGCCGTTACGTTGGCCTGACTACGCTGGAAGCCGGTGGCATCAAGGCCGAATACCTGATCCTGTCCTACGCCGGTGAAGATAAACTCTACGTGCCGGTCTCGTCGCTGCATCTGATCAGCCGTTACGCCGGCGGAGCGGACGAAAATGCGCCGCTGCACAAACTGGGCGGTGATGCCTGGTCGCGCGCACGGCAAAAAGCCGCCGAGCGGGTGCGTGACGTGGCGGCAGAACTGCTGGATATTTACGCCCAGCGCGCCGCCAAAACCGGCTTTGCCTTTAAACATGACCGCGAACAGTATCAGCTGTTCTGCCAGGCCTTCCCGTTTGAGACCACCCCGGACCAGGAGCAGGCGATTAACGCCGTGCTGAGCGACATGTGCCAGCCACTGGCCATGGACCGCCTGGTGTGTGGTGACGTTGGCTTCGGCAAAACCGAAGTGGCAATGCGCGCCGCCTTCCTTGCGGTGGAAAACGGCAAACAGGTTGCGGTACTGGTGCCAACCACCCTGCTGGCACAGCAGCATTTCGACAACTTCCGCGATCGCTTCGCCACCTGGCCGATCCGCATTGAGATGATGTCGCGCTTCCGCAGTGCCAAGGAACAGCAACAGGTGATGGACGATGCCGTCGACGGCAAAGTAGATATCATCATCGGCACCCACAAACTGCTGCAGAGCGATCTGCGCTGGAAAGATCTGGGGCTGCTGATCGTCGATGAAGAACACCGATTCGGCGTGCGCCACAAAGAACGCATCAAGGCGATGCGTGCCGATGTGGATATCCTGACGCTGACCGCCACGCCGATCCCGCGTACTCTGAATATGGCCATGAGCGGCATGCGCGACCTGTCGATTATTGCCACCCCACCGGCCCGCCGTCTGGCGGTAAAAACCTTTGTACGCGAGTACGACAGCCTGGTGGTACGTGAGGCGATCCTGCGTGAAGTTCTGCGCGGCGGCCAGGTTTACTACCTGTATAACGACGTTGAAAACATCGAAAAAGCCGCAGCAAAACTGGCGGAATTAGTGCCGGAAGCGCGCATTGCCATCGGCCACGGCCAAATGCGTGAACGCGATCTGGAACGGGTGATGAATGACTTCCATCACCAGCGCTTTAACGTACTGGTCTGCACCACCATTATCGAAACCGGCATCGACATTCCCAGCGCCAATACCATAATCATCGAGCGTGCCGATCGCTTCGGGCTGGCGCAGCTGCACCAGCTACGTGGCCGCGTCGGACGTTCGCACCATCAGGCCTACGCCTATCTGCTGACACCGCCCCCGAAAGCCATGAGCACCGACGCCCATAAACGCCTGGAAGCCATAGCATCACTGGAAGACCTGGGTGCCGGCTTTGCCCTGGCCACCCACGATCTGGAGATCCGCGGCGCAGGCGAACTGCTCGGTGAAGACCAGAGCGGCCAGATGACCACCGTGGGTTTCTCGCTGTATATGGAACTGCTGGAAAGCGCAGTGGACGCACTTAAAAACGGACGCGAGCCTTCTCTGGAAGATCTCACCAGCAACCAGACCGAAGTGGAGCTGCGCATGCCGGCCCTGCTGCCGGACGATTACATTCCGGACGTCAATACTCGCCTATCGTTCTATAAGCGCATCGCCAGCGCGAAAAACGACGGTGAACTCGAAGAGTTGAAGGTGGAGCTGATTGACCGCTTTGGCCTGCTGCCGGATCCGGCGCGCAACCTGCTGCAAAGCGCGGCGCTGCGTCAACATGCGCAGTTACTTGGCATCAAGCGCATCGAAGGTAATGAACGCGGTGGGTTCATTGAGTTTGGCGAAAAAAACAAGGTCGACCCAGGCTATTTAATTGGGCTGTTGCAAAGCAATCCGCAGATCTATCGCCTGGACGGGCCGAGCAAGCTGAAATTTATGCTGGATCTGACCGATCGCCAGAAACGCCTGAAATTTACCGAAGAGCTGTTGACCGCATTCCGCGAACATACGCTGGCCGCCTGAGCCAATAACCCCTTCTGAGTTCGTCAGGAGGGGTTATTGCTGCCGAAAGCCGGCCCCCAGGGGTGAAAACGGCATCAGCCGGCTGCAGACCACCTGGTTTTTCCCGCCACGTTTGGCCTCATACAGGGCTTCGTCCGTCACCTCTATCGCTTTATCTACCGCCATACCGGGCAAATACAGTGAGGCACCGATAGAGACGGTGATTTGTGTCTCGTTGCCTTCATCGAGCAAAAATATCGTTGTCTCCACGCTGCGACGAATGCGTTCCGCTACCCCGCCGATAATCTTCGGATCATAGCTGGCGGTGATCACCATAAACTCCTCACCGCCATAGCGACCGACAAAATCTTCGCTACGCACGCTGTTTTGCAACAACTGTCCCATCTGGGTCAGCAACAGATCTCCGGCCAAATGACCGTAGGTGTCGTTGATACGCTTGAAATTATCCAGATCGAGGATCATCAACCCGCAAGGACGCCGTTCCGCCTGTTGCAGCATCAACCGGTAATCGACGCTGGCGCGGTTACTTATGTGGGTCAGGCTGTCGGTGGTGGCTTTATCACGCATCGAGAAATAGGCATGGATATGCCGCTCTTTGAAGTTCAGCGCATGGTAGCAAATCGCCAGACACAGGGCAGCGATGACTTGATACAGCAACACATCCAGCCACAGCGTCCACATATCGACCCAAAACCAAACCACCGCGATACGGTATAACGCAATCACACCGATAGTCAGGTAGAACACCCTATTCGACTTTCTCAGCCAGACCCGCGACAACAGCAACGGAATGATGATCGAACCGATAAACAAGTTATCGACGGTGAAGCCGCCGCTCAAAGCCAACGACGTCAGGTAGCACACCAACCCACTGAGTGCACCACCATAGAAGGTCACCAATATCATCGGGATCATGGCGAAGCTGTAATGCACGTTGCCAGCCAGCTCCAACCGGTTCTGATTCAGAAACAGCGTCGTCAGCCCGGCCAGCAGGCCGAAAAGCCCGCGTTTCCAGGCTTCTGACTGATAGGAAAAGGGGGCGTTTTTGCTGAGGGCAAAATAGCTGACTGACAGTGTTGCATAGGTAATGCAGGCGTCACTAAACAGGGAGGGGATTGACGCAACGTAAGTCATAAATATTCGCTATGCTCCGCGGAAATTACAGGGTGATTAAGCAATAAATTTTGAGCACCAATCCCTGTCTCATCCATTCCGGCATGGAACATATTACTCGGATTAATAATAGACTAGCAGTTCTATGTTATTTCCAAGGTATCTATCCCACCAGCCCGGTTCAGGATAGTCTGTCAGTCACCTTGAGAGGAGCGACAGCTATGAATATCGATGATGATTTGCAAGCGCTGACCAAACAGGAAGCGACGTTGACCTTCAGTCACTTTGACCATAATACCGCCTGGGAACTGGGATCGGCATTGAAATCCGCTGCAGAACGCGGCCGCCTGTCCATCGCCATCGAAATCCAGCTTGCGGGGCAAACGCTGTTTTATTATGCCATGCCCGGCACCACGCCTGATATTGCGGACTGGGTACGACGTAAACGCAACGTGGTGAATCACTTCCACAAAAGTTCTTACGCTATCGGCCTGCGTCTGCAGCAACGCCAATCGACGCTGGAAGAGCGCTATGGACTCAGCGTACGCGACTACTCGGCGCACGGCGGTGCCTTTCCGATTAATTTAGCCGGGCTCGGCTGCATCGGCACCATCAGCATTTCCGGCTCGCCGCAGTTGGAGGACCATAATTTGCTGGTCAGCACCCTGGCCCACTTTCTCGGCTTATCCCTGCCGGCAGTGCATTAAGCGATAAAACCCACGCTATTCTCCTCAGGCTGGTCGTCAGAGTCGCGACCAGCCTGCCGTCTGTTATTTATTGCCATTTTGAAAGAGTCTACTTTCATTTTCCCGCAGCGTATTGATGTATATCTAGGAATCACCGCCACAACTGGCGTATGGTGTATCTCAGCTATTCGAGACGGACCGCAACCGGCCCGCCATTCCGTTCTCTTTTATAGACTTGGTTTACACCCCAGATGAAAACGCATGAAATTAACGGCATTCGGCCGTTTAGCGCACTGATTGATGCCTGTTGGCGAGACCCCTATTCCCTGCAACGTTTGCTAAAAGACGCCATCGCCGGCGTCACCGTCGGCATTATCGCCATTCCCCTGGCGATGGCACTGGCGATTGCCAGCGGCGTTCCTCCTCAATATGGGTTGTACACGTCGGCGGTCGCCGGGATTGTGATCGCCATTAGCGGCGGCTCGCGCTACAGCGTTTCCGGGCCTACCGCCGCCTTCGTGGTGATCTTGTATCCGGTTTCACAGCAGTTCGGCCTCTCTGGCCTGTTGATCGCCACCCTGCTTTCCGGGCTGTTTTTGGTGCTCATGGGGTTGGCACGTTTCGGTCGACTGATTGAATATATTCCCCTTTCGGTGACGCTGGGCTTTACCTCCGGTATTGCCATTACCATCGCCACCATGCAGGTGAAGGACTTCTTCGGTCTGCAACTGGCGGAGGTGCCGGAACATTATGTGGGTAAGGTCTACGC is part of the Serratia quinivorans genome and encodes:
- a CDS encoding Uncharacterized conserved protein; the protein is MNIDDDLQALTKQEATLTFSHFDHNTAWELGSALKSAAERGRLSIAIEIQLAGQTLFYYAMPGTTPDIADWVRRKRNVVNHFHKSSYAIGLRLQQRQSTLEERYGLSVRDYSAHGGAFPINLAGLGCIGTISISGSPQLEDHNLLVSTLAHFLGLSLPAVH
- the dosC_2 gene encoding Diguanylate cyclase DosC, which gives rise to MTYVASIPSLFSDACITYATLSVSYFALSKNAPFSYQSEAWKRGLFGLLAGLTTLFLNQNRLELAGNVHYSFAMIPMILVTFYGGALSGLVCYLTSLALSGGFTVDNLFIGSIIIPLLLSRVWLRKSNRVFYLTIGVIALYRIAVVWFWVDMWTLWLDVLLYQVIAALCLAICYHALNFKERHIHAYFSMRDKATTDSLTHISNRASVDYRLMLQQAERRPCGLMILDLDNFKRINDTYGHLAGDLLLTQMGQLLQNSVRSEDFVGRYGGEEFMVITASYDPKIIGGVAERIRRSVETTIFLLDEGNETQITVSIGASLYLPGMAVDKAIEVTDEALYEAKRGGKNQVVCSRLMPFSPLGAGFRQQ
- the mfd gene encoding Transcription-repair-coupling factor, yielding MICARAKFNTLIKDTFMSISDNRNRSASSSSSRYSLPERAGDLRQLGQLTGSACAVECAEIVERHNGPVMLIAPDMQNALRLRDEIQQFTDQMVTTLSDWETLPYDSFSPHQEIISARLSSLYHLPTMVRGVIILPVNTLMQRVCPHEFLHGHALVMKKGQRLSRDKLRAQLEQAGYRSVDQVMEHGEFATRGALLDLFPMGSEEPYRIDFFDDEIDSLRTFDVDNQRTLSEVDAINLLPAHEFPTDKNAIELFRSQWREQFEVRRDAEHIYQQVSKGTWPAGIEYWQPLFFSQPLPSLFSYLPDNTLIVNTGNLESAAERFWQDVNQRYESRRVDPMRPLLAPDSLWLRVDALFGELKAWPRMALKTEELPAKAGNTNLDYRTLPDLAVQAQQKAPLDSLRHFIESFDGSIIFSVESEGRRETLQDLLGRIKLRPSLIQHLDQAEAAGRYMMVGASERGFLDGIRNRALICESDLLGERVSRRRQDNRRTINTDVLIRNLAELHPGQPVVHLEHGVGRYVGLTTLEAGGIKAEYLILSYAGEDKLYVPVSSLHLISRYAGGADENAPLHKLGGDAWSRARQKAAERVRDVAAELLDIYAQRAAKTGFAFKHDREQYQLFCQAFPFETTPDQEQAINAVLSDMCQPLAMDRLVCGDVGFGKTEVAMRAAFLAVENGKQVAVLVPTTLLAQQHFDNFRDRFATWPIRIEMMSRFRSAKEQQQVMDDAVDGKVDIIIGTHKLLQSDLRWKDLGLLIVDEEHRFGVRHKERIKAMRADVDILTLTATPIPRTLNMAMSGMRDLSIIATPPARRLAVKTFVREYDSLVVREAILREVLRGGQVYYLYNDVENIEKAAAKLAELVPEARIAIGHGQMRERDLERVMNDFHHQRFNVLVCTTIIETGIDIPSANTIIIERADRFGLAQLHQLRGRVGRSHHQAYAYLLTPPPKAMSTDAHKRLEAIASLEDLGAGFALATHDLEIRGAGELLGEDQSGQMTTVGFSLYMELLESAVDALKNGREPSLEDLTSNQTEVELRMPALLPDDYIPDVNTRLSFYKRIASAKNDGELEELKVELIDRFGLLPDPARNLLQSAALRQHAQLLGIKRIEGNERGGFIEFGEKNKVDPGYLIGLLQSNPQIYRLDGPSKLKFMLDLTDRQKRLKFTEELLTAFREHTLAA